Part of the Nothobranchius furzeri strain GRZ-AD chromosome 2, NfurGRZ-RIMD1, whole genome shotgun sequence genome, GTCCCGCGGGGCTCTTGAAGACGGGCGGTCCTCTGGGAAGGCCTTACGGGCCCAGCTGTCCCTCGCCGTTGGACTGGAAGGGGTCCAGCCGGACCACCAAGTTTCAGGAATGCGTAACCTCTGCTCAGTGGTGTCGGGAGACGACTCGGACATCTCAGCTCGCATCAAGCAGGAGTGCGTGGAGGAGGAGGACGGTGAGGGGGAGGAGGGGCCAGGGATGGGGCCTCTGTCCCCCGCCCAGTGTAACAGTCCCACTCAGGGACTCCTGTTTAAAGACCGTCCCCTGGTCCTGCAGTGTCCCCGCTGTGGAGAGCGCTGCTCCTCCCCAGAGGGCCTGCGGGAGCACCTCTTTAGCCACGCCCTTGACCCTGCCTGCCTGATGGAGGGGCTGTCGCATGGCGGTGATCTGGATGCCGGCCTGGAGGAGGGGCCCCCGGGGGCCCAGGAGCAGTTAGACTCTGGCTGCCTGGAGGAGGCGCTGAGACAGAGTCAAGCGCTGGCCAACCAGCTAGCGGCGGAGCTGAGGAGGAGCCGAGGGGGAGGGCACAGCCCCGCCCCCACTGTCATGCACTCCCGTAAGCGTAAGATCGCTTGCGCCGTCTGCAGCCTCCGCTTCACCCACAAGAGCCAGCTGCAGGAACACATGTACACCCACACAGGCAAGCCTGGCCGCTACCACCGCTACAACCGCCTCTGCAACCAGCTCTTCCAGGGCTCCGCCCACTTTTGCGAGAGCGGTTCCGAGCCAGGCGGAGGGGGTGGAGCCTCGGCCACCGCTGCCCTCTCTGAGGACGCCAACAGGGACGCTCAGGACAATGGCAGCTCCTGTTACTCCCTGGACTCTGAGGTCTCCCAGGAGAGTGTGGACGGCGTTCCGGTGGAGTGATgtcagctgatgatgtcacagtGACTGAGACTGGATGCTGGTGTTGTCCTGACGGTTCTGTacctgtgcaggtgtgtgtgtgtgttataatcaTGTGATCTCATGCTGTGGTTGGAGTGGGCGGAGCCTCAATGACCTGTTGTTCTGCTGCTGCCAGAACCTGAACGCTGCGCCATGGTTCTGCTGCTGGACTCCAGCGGCGGGGAGGAGAGGTGGTTGCTGCTGATGTCCACCAGCATGTGCTGGGTTCGCCGACGCGGCGGTGCCTtgatgtttcagcagagctcaaaGCTTTGAGACAATCCAGAAGTGACTCAGAGGCTTTATTGTGACCAGGAGACGTTAAAAAGTCACGACGGCAAAAATTCACCCAACTTTCAAAAGTTTGATGTTTCAGAGTAAAAGCACACAAAAATCTTCTCATCGGGTCTTAAATTGTCTCCAGGGGGCTGTAGGTGCTTCTGCTGGTTGTTCCGGGTCCTGAAACCAGTGGACCCATTAGAACCTCCAGCGGTTCTGTGGAGCTGTAGAACAGCAAACGCCGTCTCCTGAGGTCACATGACTAGCACTTATCGATGACGGTTTCCGACTGCTGATCTGTGAATGTGGTGCTGTCGTCTCCTGTCTGTGTTTTGCTGTAAACAGGAAGTTCAGTGTCGAAGTGGTTTTTGTACGTTTGTTTTTTATCGATGGAAAAGTTTTGTAAATAAATGTCTTTTTCCACCAATCGCAGCGCGGCTCCTGTCTGGGAAAGACGTTTTACAGGATTATAGGacgataaaaacaaagaaaaacaggtTTTAGACacaaaataagagaaaatctgAGGACTGAAACCCACAAATTTATGAATTATTAGGTTTTGATCTGAAGACAAACACGCTGCTTGCTTCATCAGCTTTTCTTACATCTATTAATTGTTGTTAATCATCACATCTGGTTTTGTTTTGAAACTAACCACCACAAAATCTGCAGCTGTGAATCTAAACAGAACCAAACGAAAGCTTTTCACATTTTTAGTTTCATCTTTTCATGATAAATGTATAAAAATGAAACGTGTTACTTTAAATTTTACTTTGGATGAAAAGTTATTTATAACTTATGAATCCTGTCAAAATAGAAGCACCTCACACCGCCTGCTGGCCACTGTGTACCAACAGCTCCAGACCTGCAGGCGGCAGCAGAGAGCCAAGCAGAGGGGTTCATCAGCTCACATTAGCAGCTTAAATAATTAAATACTTCAATAAATACAATAAACATCAAACATGCTAAATATCCTGTAAACCCGGATTTGGACACCACTTGAAATGCTGAGTTCATATTACTTAAATTGGCCTAATTTGTGAACATTACTTGTTAATTTTGATTAAACCTCACTTTTTATGtccttttttttattctaatcatGTTTGCAAGTTCAATCAACAATATCTACTGAAACAAATAGAGTTCATATTACTTAAACATCAGTCATGTCTTACATTAACTGTGAATTTTGAGTAACTTGCACTTTTTTGATGGTCTAGCTTATtctaattaccgtattttccggactataagccgctactttttccccacgctttgaaccatgcggcttataatgaggtgcggctttagtcaaccagaaagggtgGATGCCAGGCCCAgatgtaggcatgggcaaggaggggcaatgccccTCTAAAAATAGTGACTGCTCCCCCAAATGCGATGAcatgtagaaatcccaaattGAAAAGATTTGATGATAAAGGGTCAGACTGctctcctctctttctctctcatttAAAGTAGCTGCTGATTGGTAGATGCATAGTGAGGGTGTGGCCAGCCACGGCACTTCGTTCTCTGTCGTCTCACTCACTTCACACGCTCCCAGACAGTCAGCAACAGAGCACAGAGACGCACCGTTGTTATCTGAGCTCAGCTACTGGTTGAAGTTTTCTTCTGCTGTCGGTCACTGGAATTATTTGCTTACTCATTCTCAAGGTTTTAGTTTGCCTCATTctcttctttcatttgtttttgaagtgaaccgAGTCGACATGTGCAGATATCTGGTTTCTAAACCGAGCAACAGTGCTTAGGCACCATCGGCGGAGGCCGGCTCGTCGGGTGCTGCTTCTCAACTTGCCACGACCCCCCGTGTTCAGGGCAGTTGCACAAGCACCACAGCCTCTCTAGCGGTCCCAGTTGCTATCAACCCAGCCGTCGCTGTGGGTGACACAGGCCTGAACATTAGCGTACCGTCCCAACCCACCGCTCTTGTTTTCCCCAAGCACCATTTTGGGAAGAACATGCGCTCATTTTGCCCTGCCTGGAATCGCGGGAGACCATGGCTGGAATATTCAGTAAAGATGGATGCGTGCTTTTGTTTCCCATGTCGTAAGTTTGGGGGAGAACAATGATAGGGATTTGGTTTTcacaaaacaaggatttaataattGGAAAACAGCACTGGAAAAGGACAAGGGATTCACAAAGCATGCATCAAGTCAATGCCACATGAAAAATGAAAAAGCTGGTCTGAAATGTCCCAAAGAGAGGCCACAGGGGAAACAATGGCTAATTTAATAAGTCTCACACAAATCGAAAAAAGCAGGCCTAGCAAATTCTTTTTGGCCCTAGTTTGGCAAGCCAGTCTTGGTACTCTTTTGGATGGAATGATGGGCCAAATATGGCCCATATTAGGCACACCAAAATAGAATTATGGATTGTCAAAAGGTTGCCAGAATCATTTTTGGCACTAGTTTGGCATGCCAGTTTGGTACTCTTTTGGGTGGAATGATGGGCCAAATGTGGCCCAAATAAGGCACGCCAAAATAGAATTATGGATTGTCAAAAGGTTGCCAGAATAATTCCAAAATAAATTGTGGAATTCCAAAGCACAACCATAACTATACCAAAAGAACCCCAAAACACCACAAAATGGCCAAAGGATATCAAAGTGTAACCATAAGTTTGCCAAAAGAtcacccaaaataaaatgtggcTTTCCAAAGCATAGCCATAACCATCCCAAAATCCCATAATAAAGCCAAATATGAACCATAACTTATCCATAATTAGCCATACATTTACCAAAAGATTGTATTTTATTCTGAACCTTATGCTAAATTTAATTTAACATTTGAATAGACTATAAAATATCCTTGTACAGAAGATTCAGATTTTGTGCCTCAGTCAAATAGCCTTGTGAAATAGCCTAGGTTACTGTGTGTACGAGGTGCATAAACATAAAACCAAACAAGAGTAAAAtttgaatattttatttatttatttttgtaaaggtCAGTCCTGGACTGAGTCCTGGGCTGGTTGAGGGGTTGGTTGGGCGGGCATTCTCCTTTTGCGCCCTCCGTCCCTATCCCCAGCCCAGTAGAACCATTTTTTAATTGCATTTATAATTTCTGCCTCCGTAGATGCCACACAGACCAGATTCCTTCTCACTGCAGCTGAAAATAAAGGCATACACATGGAGAAAGACTTAAAAAAGGACGACGCAACAGTCCATGCAAAAGAGACCTGTGGTGGGCTAAGTAACTGGCTAGTTAAAAAGTCAGTTTTGCATTAGTTAATGGATGCATCTCGTCATATGGGGTTGAAAGTGACAGCCAAAGTTACAACATTAAATCATCA contains:
- the zbtb25 gene encoding zinc finger and BTB domain-containing protein 25 isoform X2; this encodes MSRRVMEVSSHSLFLLQQLNVQREFGFLCDCTVAIGNVYFKAHRAVLAAFSNYFKMIFIHQSSECIKIQPTDIQPDVFSYLLHIMYTGMCPKQPVDQSRLQDGIKFLHAYQLCRKPGDGAPDATTDVVRMSNLYGIQISSQLANKETSGAPKTTTVSRGALEDGRSSGKALRAQLSLAVGLEGVQPDHQVSGMRNLCSVVSGDDSDISARIKQECVEEEDGEGEEGPGMGPLSPAQCNSPTQGLLFKDRPLVLQCPRCGERCSSPEGLREHLFSHALDPACLMEGLSHGGDLDAGLEEGPPGAQEQLDSGCLEEALRQSQALANQLAAELRRSRGGGHSPAPTVMHSRKRKIACAVCSLRFTHKSQLQEHMYTHTGKPGRYHRYNRLCNQLFQGSAHFCESGSEPGGGGGASATAALSEDANRDAQDNGSSCYSLDSEVSQESVDGVPVE
- the zbtb25 gene encoding zinc finger and BTB domain-containing protein 25 isoform X3, which encodes MEVSSHSLFLLQQLNVQREFGFLCDCTVAIGNVYFKAHRAVLAAFSNYFKMIFIHQSSECIKIQPTDIQPDVFSYLLHIMYTGMCPKQPVDQSRLQDGIKFLHAYQLCRKPGDGAPDATTDVVRMSNLYGIQISSQLANKETSGAPKTTTVSRGALEDGRSSGKALRAQLSLAVGLEGVQPDHQVSGMRNLCSVVSGDDSDISARIKQECVEEEDGEGEEGPGMGPLSPAQCNSPTQGLLFKDRPLVLQCPRCGERCSSPEGLREHLFSHALDPACLMEGLSHGGDLDAGLEEGPPGAQEQLDSGCLEEALRQSQALANQLAAELRRSRGGGHSPAPTVMHSRKRKIACAVCSLRFTHKSQLQEHMYTHTGKPGRYHRYNRLCNQLFQGSAHFCESGSEPGGGGGASATAALSEDANRDAQDNGSSCYSLDSEVSQESVDGVPVE
- the zbtb25 gene encoding zinc finger and BTB domain-containing protein 25 isoform X1, whose protein sequence is MEDAAAQRARRDVHARSCGGSRRAFRRGRVMEVSSHSLFLLQQLNVQREFGFLCDCTVAIGNVYFKAHRAVLAAFSNYFKMIFIHQSSECIKIQPTDIQPDVFSYLLHIMYTGMCPKQPVDQSRLQDGIKFLHAYQLCRKPGDGAPDATTDVVRMSNLYGIQISSQLANKETSGAPKTTTVSRGALEDGRSSGKALRAQLSLAVGLEGVQPDHQVSGMRNLCSVVSGDDSDISARIKQECVEEEDGEGEEGPGMGPLSPAQCNSPTQGLLFKDRPLVLQCPRCGERCSSPEGLREHLFSHALDPACLMEGLSHGGDLDAGLEEGPPGAQEQLDSGCLEEALRQSQALANQLAAELRRSRGGGHSPAPTVMHSRKRKIACAVCSLRFTHKSQLQEHMYTHTGKPGRYHRYNRLCNQLFQGSAHFCESGSEPGGGGGASATAALSEDANRDAQDNGSSCYSLDSEVSQESVDGVPVE